From Amycolatopsis sp. cg9, one genomic window encodes:
- a CDS encoding alpha/beta fold hydrolase has protein sequence MSVRRRNNVVVTGRDDGPTLLLAHGFGCDQNLWRLVVPPLAERYRVVLFDHTGSGRSDTSAWTAQRYGGLDGYADDVLALCRELDLRDVVLVGHSVSAMIAVLAANREPDRFAKLVLLTPSPCYLDDGDYRGGFSRADIDELLEALGSNYLGWSAAMAPVIMGNPDRPELGEELTNSFCRTDPAIARVFARATFLSDNRADLADVSVPALIVQCAHDAIAPPEVGRFTHERIDGSVLVTLDATGHCPQLSAPEATAAAITAFVSGP, from the coding sequence GTGAGCGTGCGCCGGCGGAACAACGTGGTCGTCACCGGTCGTGACGACGGCCCCACCCTCCTGCTCGCGCACGGTTTCGGCTGCGACCAGAACCTCTGGCGGCTCGTCGTCCCGCCGCTCGCCGAGCGGTACCGCGTGGTGCTGTTCGACCACACCGGTTCCGGCCGCTCGGACACCTCGGCGTGGACCGCCCAGCGCTACGGCGGTCTCGACGGCTACGCCGATGACGTCCTGGCGCTCTGCCGCGAACTCGACCTGCGGGACGTCGTCCTGGTCGGGCACTCGGTGAGCGCGATGATCGCGGTGCTGGCCGCCAACCGGGAGCCGGACCGGTTCGCGAAGCTGGTGCTGCTCACGCCGTCGCCGTGCTACCTCGACGACGGGGACTACCGGGGCGGGTTCAGCCGCGCGGACATCGACGAACTGCTCGAGGCGCTCGGCTCCAACTACCTGGGCTGGTCGGCGGCGATGGCCCCGGTGATCATGGGCAACCCGGACCGCCCGGAGCTCGGCGAGGAGCTGACGAACAGCTTCTGCCGCACCGACCCCGCGATCGCGCGGGTGTTCGCCAGGGCGACCTTCCTCTCCGACAACCGCGCCGACCTGGCGGACGTTTCCGTGCCGGCGCTGATCGTCCAGTGCGCGCACGACGCCATCGCGCCGCCGGAGGTCGGGCGGTTCACGCACGAGCGGATCGACGGCAGCGTGCTCGTCACGCTGGACGCGACCGGGCACTGCCCGCAGCTCAGCGCGCCGGAGGCCACCGCCGCCGCGATCACGGCGTTCGTGAGCGGGCCGTGA
- a CDS encoding STAS domain-containing protein: MTQFSTTTRTTGTGPVVAVEGELDVATAPRLRAAIGSAALNPGQLLVIDLGGVTFCDSSGISALIAARNVTDAAGAGIALAAVPARLARTFGLIGLADFFPTYPSAEAAITAHG, translated from the coding sequence GTGACCCAGTTCTCGACGACCACCCGGACCACCGGAACCGGGCCGGTGGTCGCGGTCGAAGGCGAGCTCGACGTGGCCACCGCCCCCCGGCTCCGCGCCGCGATCGGGTCCGCGGCACTGAACCCCGGTCAGCTGCTGGTGATCGACCTGGGCGGCGTGACGTTCTGCGACTCCAGCGGCATCTCCGCCCTCATCGCGGCCCGCAACGTCACCGACGCGGCCGGCGCGGGCATCGCGCTGGCCGCCGTCCCGGCCCGGCTCGCCCGGACGTTCGGCCTGATCGGCCTCGCGGACTTCTTCCCGACCTACCCGAGCGCCGAAGCGGCGATCACCGCGCACGGTTAG
- a CDS encoding LysR family transcriptional regulator: MIEVGALRALRTVAALGTLAKAAEELGFTASAVSQQIKRLERQLGVPVLAPAGRGVVLTPAGQALAGSAPEVFQALERCAEAARSVSDGAPRGTLRVAAFSTGIRGLLAPVLGRLSARCPDLRLDITEQDPDQALRGVGAGTADLALVHDADGLPAPLPPSLRRRHVHTDLGDVVLSRRHPLARVEGPLGPELTGQAWVTSPPGTVCHQWFRRLFATAPEEPDVRHLVDDFATQLSLVATGEVIALIPRLARPPLGEDLVSLPLRRPPKREVHAAWRRSADTSPAIRAVLAELG; this comes from the coding sequence ATGATCGAGGTCGGTGCGCTGCGGGCGCTGCGCACGGTGGCGGCACTCGGGACGCTGGCCAAGGCGGCCGAAGAGCTGGGGTTCACGGCGTCGGCGGTGTCGCAGCAGATCAAGCGGCTGGAACGGCAGCTGGGCGTGCCGGTGCTCGCCCCGGCCGGCCGCGGGGTCGTGCTGACCCCGGCCGGGCAGGCGCTCGCCGGCTCGGCGCCCGAGGTGTTCCAGGCGCTGGAGCGCTGCGCCGAGGCGGCCCGCTCGGTGTCGGACGGCGCGCCCCGCGGCACCCTGCGCGTCGCGGCCTTCTCGACCGGCATCCGCGGCCTGCTCGCGCCGGTCCTCGGCCGGTTGTCCGCGCGCTGCCCGGACCTGCGGCTGGACATCACCGAGCAGGACCCGGACCAAGCCCTGCGCGGCGTCGGCGCGGGGACGGCGGACCTCGCCCTCGTCCACGACGCCGACGGCCTCCCGGCCCCGCTGCCGCCGTCGTTGCGCCGGCGGCACGTGCACACCGACCTCGGCGACGTGGTGCTGAGCCGGCGCCACCCGCTGGCCCGCGTCGAGGGGCCGCTCGGGCCCGAGCTCACCGGCCAGGCGTGGGTGACCAGCCCACCGGGAACCGTGTGCCACCAATGGTTCCGGCGGCTGTTCGCGACGGCACCGGAGGAGCCGGACGTCCGCCACCTGGTCGACGACTTCGCGACGCAGCTGTCGCTGGTGGCCACCGGCGAAGTGATCGCGCTGATCCCGCGCCTCGCCCGGCCCCCGCTCGGGGAAGACCTGGTCTCGCTTCCGTTGCGGCGCCCGCCGAAGCGCGAGGTGCACGCGGCCTGGCGGCGAAGCGCGGACACGAGCCCGGCGATCCGGGCGGTGCTCGCGGAACTCGGCTAA
- a CDS encoding PP2C family protein-serine/threonine phosphatase has protein sequence MCEAGDQAGPAFSALLEDSVEDLYEHAPCGYLSTLLDGTIAKINATLLGWLGRDRDDVVGRLRFADLLTVGGRIYHETHFAPLLRMQGELGGIAFELKTAAGARLPVLVTSTVKTGSDGQPQLIRTTVFDARDRRAYEQELLRAREAAEHERDRVQRLARTLQQTLLPPALPEVPGVQVAAYYHPASADEVGGDFYDLFPLTGGTWGFFLGDVSGKGAGAAVVTSLTRYTLRAAAVYDPDPATVLAHLNTVLHQEYRGADPRYCTVVHGCVRPGDGGAAITLGTGGHPPPLLLRADGTTEFLGVPGGQLVGAFPHARFTTVDLRLAPGDTLLLYSDGLTEARTHGRTRYSGEQLRAHLTGRAPTTAPAVVAAVTELLASFGDGVDDDTALLALSIPLPGGDPS, from the coding sequence ATGTGCGAAGCCGGCGACCAGGCCGGCCCGGCGTTCTCGGCGCTGCTGGAGGACAGCGTGGAAGACCTCTACGAGCACGCGCCCTGCGGGTACCTTTCGACGTTGCTCGACGGCACGATCGCGAAGATCAACGCCACGCTGCTCGGCTGGCTCGGCCGGGACCGCGACGACGTCGTCGGGCGGCTCCGGTTCGCCGACCTGCTGACCGTCGGCGGCCGGATCTACCACGAGACGCACTTCGCGCCGCTGCTGCGCATGCAGGGCGAGCTCGGCGGGATCGCGTTCGAGCTGAAGACCGCGGCCGGCGCGCGGCTGCCGGTGCTGGTGACCTCGACGGTCAAGACCGGCAGCGACGGGCAGCCGCAGCTGATCCGCACCACCGTCTTCGACGCGCGGGACCGGCGCGCCTACGAGCAGGAGCTGCTGCGGGCGCGCGAAGCCGCCGAACACGAACGCGACCGGGTGCAGCGGCTGGCGCGGACGCTGCAGCAGACCCTGCTGCCGCCGGCGCTGCCCGAGGTGCCGGGCGTGCAGGTCGCGGCGTACTACCACCCGGCGTCGGCCGACGAGGTCGGCGGCGACTTCTACGACCTGTTCCCGCTCACCGGCGGCACCTGGGGCTTCTTCCTCGGCGACGTCTCCGGGAAGGGGGCCGGCGCGGCGGTGGTGACGTCGCTGACGCGCTACACGCTGCGCGCGGCCGCGGTGTACGACCCGGACCCGGCCACCGTGCTGGCGCACCTCAACACCGTGCTGCACCAGGAGTACCGCGGCGCCGACCCGCGCTACTGCACGGTCGTCCACGGCTGCGTCCGGCCCGGTGACGGCGGCGCCGCGATCACCCTCGGCACCGGCGGCCACCCGCCGCCGCTGCTGCTGCGCGCCGACGGCACCACGGAGTTCCTCGGCGTGCCGGGCGGCCAGCTGGTCGGCGCGTTCCCCCACGCGCGCTTCACCACGGTGGACCTCCGCCTGGCGCCGGGCGACACCCTGCTCCTCTACAGCGACGGGCTGACCGAAGCCCGCACCCACGGCCGCACCCGCTACAGCGGGGAGCAGCTGCGGGCGCACCTCACCGGCCGGGCACCCACGACCGCACCGGCGGTCGTCGCGGCCGTGACCGAACTGCTCGCCAGCTTCGGCGACGGCGTCGACGACGACACCGCGCTGCTCGCGCTGAGCATCCCGCTTCCCGGAGGCGATCCATCGTGA
- a CDS encoding cellulase family glycosylhydrolase, whose translation MKWRFLRAALVGLLLAACAVVAPTPAGAAAPTRVMALGDSITGSPGCWRALLWQHLQQTGHTDVDFVGTLPPQGCGFTYDGENEGHGGFLATGIARDNQLPGWLSSTHPDVVLMHLGTNDVWNGIAASTILDAFTTLLGQLRASNPATKLIVAKIIPMNPSNCAACAQRVVDLNAAIPGWAVAHSTAASPITVVDQWTGFDTAADTTDGVHPNGTTGIAKMESKWYPALVAALSPSTPAATGLHVDGTRVVEANGSAFVMRGVNHPYAWYTGQNSAFANIKSFGANTVRVVLGSGKRWGPTSAAEVTNIISLCKQSRLICVLEVHDTTGYGEESAAASLDQAADYWISIASALQGQENYVVVNLGNEPFGNNAQVSATWASATSSAITRLRGAGLQHLIMADAPMWGQDWQNIMRDNAASVLNADPQHNTVFSIHMYGVYDTAAEINAYFDAFRTAGLPLVVGEFGNMHSDGNPDEDTIMAQAQARGLGYLGWSWSGNGSDVAYLDMTNGFDPASLTAWGERFLNGTNGVRQTAKEATIYGGGTADTQAPTTPGTPAVSGVTSSGVTLAWPASTDNVGVTGYDVLRAPGASGGTFAVVGSAASTTFTDSGLTASSTYRYQVRARDAAGNTSAASGAVTATTGAGGGTGACKVAYSAPGWGGGNGFTASVTITNTGTSTVTGWTLAFTYTSGQRVTLPGWGATFTQTAGGAVTATNLAWNGTLAPNASTGIGFNGTHSGSNPAPASFALNGSTCTIG comes from the coding sequence ATGAAGTGGCGTTTTCTCCGCGCGGCCCTGGTCGGCCTGCTGCTGGCCGCCTGCGCCGTCGTGGCCCCCACGCCGGCCGGCGCGGCCGCGCCCACGCGCGTCATGGCGCTGGGTGACTCCATCACGGGGTCGCCCGGGTGCTGGCGGGCCCTGCTGTGGCAGCACCTCCAGCAGACCGGGCACACCGACGTCGACTTCGTCGGCACGCTGCCGCCCCAGGGCTGCGGGTTCACCTACGACGGCGAGAACGAAGGCCACGGCGGCTTCCTCGCGACCGGGATCGCCCGGGACAACCAGCTGCCCGGCTGGCTGTCCTCGACGCACCCGGACGTCGTCCTGATGCACCTGGGCACCAACGACGTCTGGAACGGCATCGCGGCGAGCACGATCCTGGACGCCTTCACCACGCTGCTGGGCCAGCTGCGGGCGAGCAACCCGGCGACCAAGCTGATCGTCGCGAAGATCATCCCGATGAACCCGTCGAACTGCGCGGCCTGCGCCCAGCGGGTGGTCGACCTCAACGCCGCCATCCCCGGCTGGGCCGTGGCGCACAGCACGGCCGCGTCCCCGATCACCGTCGTCGACCAGTGGACCGGGTTCGACACCGCGGCGGACACCACCGACGGCGTCCACCCCAACGGCACCACCGGGATCGCGAAGATGGAGAGCAAGTGGTACCCGGCGCTGGTCGCGGCGCTGAGCCCGAGCACGCCCGCCGCCACCGGGCTGCACGTCGACGGCACCCGCGTGGTCGAGGCGAACGGGTCCGCGTTCGTGATGCGCGGGGTCAACCACCCGTACGCCTGGTACACCGGCCAGAACAGCGCTTTCGCGAACATCAAGTCCTTCGGGGCCAACACCGTCCGGGTCGTCCTCGGCAGTGGCAAGCGGTGGGGACCGACCTCGGCGGCCGAAGTCACGAACATCATCTCGCTGTGCAAGCAGTCGCGGCTGATCTGCGTCCTGGAAGTGCACGACACCACCGGGTACGGCGAAGAAAGCGCGGCGGCGAGCCTCGACCAGGCCGCCGACTACTGGATCAGCATCGCGAGCGCGTTGCAGGGCCAGGAGAACTACGTCGTCGTCAACCTCGGCAACGAACCGTTCGGCAACAACGCGCAGGTGAGCGCGACCTGGGCGAGCGCGACGTCGAGCGCCATCACCCGGCTCCGCGGCGCCGGGCTGCAGCACCTGATCATGGCCGACGCGCCGATGTGGGGCCAGGACTGGCAGAACATCATGCGCGACAACGCGGCTTCGGTGCTCAACGCCGATCCGCAGCACAACACGGTGTTCTCGATCCACATGTACGGCGTCTACGACACCGCCGCCGAGATCAACGCCTACTTCGACGCCTTCCGCACCGCCGGGCTGCCGCTGGTCGTCGGCGAGTTCGGCAACATGCACAGCGACGGCAACCCGGACGAGGACACGATCATGGCCCAGGCGCAGGCCCGCGGTCTCGGCTACCTCGGCTGGTCGTGGAGCGGCAACGGCAGCGACGTCGCCTACCTCGACATGACCAACGGGTTCGACCCCGCGAGCCTGACCGCGTGGGGCGAGCGCTTCCTCAACGGCACCAACGGTGTCCGGCAGACGGCGAAGGAAGCCACGATCTACGGCGGGGGTACCGCGGACACACAGGCGCCGACGACGCCGGGCACCCCGGCGGTCTCGGGGGTGACGTCCTCCGGCGTCACGCTGGCCTGGCCGGCCTCGACCGACAACGTCGGCGTCACCGGCTACGACGTCCTCCGCGCGCCCGGCGCGTCCGGCGGCACCTTCGCCGTGGTCGGCTCGGCCGCGTCGACGACGTTCACCGACAGCGGCCTGACCGCTTCGAGCACGTACCGCTACCAGGTGCGGGCCAGGGACGCCGCGGGCAACACTTCGGCCGCGTCCGGCGCCGTGACGGCGACGACGGGTGCGGGTGGCGGCACCGGCGCGTGCAAGGTCGCCTACTCCGCGCCGGGCTGGGGCGGCGGCAACGGGTTCACCGCGTCGGTGACCATCACCAACACGGGCACGAGCACCGTCACCGGCTGGACGCTGGCGTTCACCTACACCTCGGGCCAGCGGGTCACGCTGCCGGGCTGGGGCGCGACGTTCACCCAGACCGCCGGCGGCGCGGTGACCGCGACGAACCTGGCCTGGAACGGCACCCTGGCGCCGAACGCCTCGACCGGCATCGGGTTCAACGGCACCCACAGCGGGAGCAACCCCGCGCCGGCGTCCTTCGCCTTGAACGGGAGCACTTGCACGATCGGCTGA
- a CDS encoding beta-galactosidase, translating to MRRLLALLLVLATAAGVSTAPATATAAAPKHRITFDRYSMMFDGRREFVWSGEFHPFRLPSPDLWRDVLQKMKATGYTAVSIYFDWNYHSPAPGVYDFTGVRDMDKVLDLAREAGLYVIARPGPYINAEVTGGGFPGWLTTQAGTARSDAPDYLAAADEWLTAIDRVIARHQYVDGRGSVILYQVENELAATGESQRNYVAHLYDKARADGIAVPIFHNDKGRNGTWVPPDSGVPGTVPGKVDLYAWDTYPGGTCRPDATPGTPNTAPDWGLYGPGGAKGGASASPNTPGFTAEFGGGWFDYWGSNGTYPCTAVRQGPGYERVFYGTNIANGLTVQNFYMTFGGTSWGWLPAPVVYSSYDYGAAIDEARQLRPKAFTMKELGYFLQAVPPITKQDKADAVTPSSAAVKVYHNVNPDTLTHFYVPMHNPSKDTTDDVFTFPLSTPDGSYTVPRAGTLRVRGQDAKQLVANFELAGQHLVYSTSEIMTTAGTAALLHGRPGEDGETTLRYTREPKVEVLAGEATSTWDAARGDLRLNYVHNGLVRVRVSGAGRPPVTLLLADDATADTFWRQGPALVRGPALLRTARLDGNVLALTGDTAQAGDLEVWGPGTRVSWNGRPVPARRTSSSSLLAATRLPGPDAVALPALTAWKQAPGSPESAAAYDDSAWTTADKPVLTADDYGFHTGDVWYRGHFGGPVPESLSLGYGGGGAGMLQAWLDGHYLGQHVLASALAAPPTTGTASFAVPADLRGDGEHVLSVMVRNNGHNEDGGVNDAHKEGRGLISASLTGVAWKIRGGVPDPVRGPVNNGGLDGERAGWTLPGHSDAGWAAGQVPAATAAPGTTWYRTAFTLAVPKGHDASLGLTIGDPAVPRSGGRYRALIFVNGWNLGQYVADVGPQHTFVLPTGVLDPHGRNTLALAVTSDGGPGNGLENVALTELGTVRGGVPVRFQAPGPE from the coding sequence ATGAGGCGTCTGCTCGCGCTGCTGCTCGTTCTCGCCACGGCGGCCGGGGTGAGCACCGCGCCCGCCACCGCCACCGCCGCCGCGCCGAAGCACCGGATCACCTTCGACAGGTATTCGATGATGTTCGACGGGCGGCGGGAATTCGTCTGGTCCGGGGAATTCCACCCGTTCCGGCTGCCCAGCCCGGACCTCTGGCGTGACGTGCTGCAGAAGATGAAGGCGACCGGCTACACCGCCGTGTCGATCTACTTCGACTGGAACTACCACTCCCCCGCGCCGGGGGTGTACGACTTCACCGGCGTCCGGGACATGGACAAGGTGCTCGACCTCGCCCGCGAAGCAGGCTTGTACGTGATCGCCCGGCCCGGCCCGTACATCAACGCCGAGGTCACCGGCGGCGGCTTCCCCGGCTGGCTGACCACGCAGGCGGGCACGGCCCGCAGCGACGCGCCCGACTACCTCGCCGCGGCCGACGAGTGGCTGACCGCGATCGACCGCGTGATCGCGCGGCACCAGTACGTCGACGGCCGCGGCTCGGTGATCCTCTACCAGGTCGAGAACGAGCTGGCCGCCACCGGCGAAAGCCAGCGCAACTACGTCGCCCACCTCTACGACAAGGCGCGCGCGGACGGCATCGCCGTCCCGATCTTCCACAACGACAAGGGCCGCAACGGGACCTGGGTGCCACCGGACTCCGGCGTGCCGGGGACCGTGCCCGGCAAGGTCGACCTCTACGCGTGGGACACCTACCCCGGCGGCACCTGCCGCCCCGACGCGACGCCCGGCACCCCGAACACCGCGCCGGACTGGGGGCTGTACGGCCCGGGCGGGGCGAAGGGCGGCGCGAGCGCGTCCCCGAACACCCCCGGCTTCACCGCCGAGTTCGGCGGCGGCTGGTTCGACTACTGGGGCAGCAACGGCACCTACCCGTGCACCGCCGTGCGCCAGGGACCGGGCTACGAGCGCGTCTTCTACGGCACCAACATCGCGAACGGGCTCACCGTCCAGAACTTCTACATGACCTTCGGCGGCACGTCGTGGGGCTGGCTGCCGGCGCCGGTGGTCTACAGCTCCTACGACTACGGCGCGGCCATCGACGAAGCCCGGCAGCTGCGGCCCAAGGCGTTCACGATGAAGGAACTGGGCTACTTCCTGCAGGCCGTGCCGCCGATCACCAAGCAGGACAAGGCGGACGCCGTCACGCCGTCGTCGGCCGCGGTGAAGGTGTACCACAACGTCAACCCGGACACGCTGACGCACTTCTACGTGCCGATGCACAACCCCTCGAAGGACACCACGGACGACGTCTTCACCTTCCCGCTGTCCACCCCGGACGGTTCCTACACCGTGCCGCGGGCCGGCACACTGCGGGTGCGCGGTCAGGACGCCAAGCAGCTGGTGGCGAACTTCGAGCTGGCGGGCCAGCACCTGGTGTACTCGACGTCGGAGATCATGACCACGGCCGGGACCGCCGCCCTGCTGCACGGCCGGCCGGGCGAGGACGGCGAAACGACGCTGCGCTACACCCGGGAGCCGAAGGTCGAGGTGCTGGCGGGCGAGGCCACGTCCACCTGGGACGCGGCGCGCGGCGACCTGCGGCTAAATTATGTCCACAATGGACTTGTGCGCGTCCGGGTGTCCGGTGCCGGCCGGCCACCGGTCACCCTGCTGCTCGCCGACGACGCGACCGCGGACACGTTCTGGCGGCAGGGCCCCGCCCTGGTCCGCGGGCCCGCCTTGCTGCGGACGGCCCGCCTCGACGGCAACGTGCTCGCGCTGACCGGCGACACCGCGCAGGCCGGCGACCTCGAAGTGTGGGGCCCGGGAACGCGGGTCTCGTGGAACGGACGGCCGGTCCCGGCGCGGCGGACGTCGTCGTCGAGCCTGCTGGCGGCGACGCGGCTGCCCGGCCCGGACGCGGTGGCGCTGCCCGCGCTCACCGCTTGGAAGCAGGCGCCGGGCTCACCCGAGTCGGCGGCCGCCTACGACGATTCGGCCTGGACCACCGCGGACAAGCCGGTGCTCACCGCCGACGACTACGGCTTCCACACCGGCGACGTCTGGTACCGCGGGCACTTCGGCGGTCCGGTCCCGGAGTCGCTGAGCCTCGGCTACGGCGGTGGCGGCGCCGGGATGCTGCAGGCGTGGCTGGACGGGCACTACCTCGGCCAGCACGTGCTGGCGAGCGCGCTCGCCGCCCCGCCGACGACCGGCACCGCGAGCTTCGCGGTACCGGCCGACCTGCGCGGCGACGGCGAGCACGTCCTGTCGGTGATGGTGCGGAACAACGGGCACAACGAGGACGGCGGCGTCAACGACGCCCACAAGGAGGGGCGCGGGCTCATTTCGGCGTCGCTCACCGGCGTCGCGTGGAAGATCCGCGGCGGCGTCCCGGATCCGGTGCGGGGCCCGGTGAACAACGGCGGCCTCGACGGCGAGCGGGCCGGCTGGACCCTGCCCGGCCACTCCGACGCGGGGTGGGCGGCGGGGCAGGTCCCCGCCGCCACGGCCGCCCCCGGCACCACGTGGTACCGCACCGCCTTCACCCTCGCCGTGCCGAAGGGGCACGACGCCTCACTGGGCCTGACCATCGGCGACCCGGCGGTCCCGCGGTCGGGTGGCCGCTACCGGGCGCTGATCTTCGTCAACGGGTGGAACCTCGGGCAGTACGTCGCGGACGTCGGCCCGCAGCACACGTTCGTGCTGCCGACCGGCGTCCTCGACCCGCACGGCCGCAACACCCTCGCGCTGGCGGTCACCAGCGACGGCGGCCCGGGCAACGGCCTCGAGAACGTGGCGCTGACCGAGCTGGGCACGGTCCGCGGCGGCGTCCCCGTCCGGTTTCAGGCGCCGGGGCCGGAGTAG
- a CDS encoding STAS domain-containing protein, whose amino-acid sequence MSTDGNRLRPQDLVNVTRERIGDAVVLVVSGEVDLLSASVLSDAITGVLADPPRLLVVDLTEVSFLASIGITALLEARRGAGAGTRVRVVAPERSVVARTLQLTGLRETLAVTATRDAALAG is encoded by the coding sequence GTGAGCACGGACGGCAATCGGCTCCGGCCCCAGGACCTGGTGAACGTGACGCGGGAGCGCATCGGCGACGCGGTGGTCCTGGTGGTGTCCGGCGAGGTCGACCTGCTCAGCGCGTCCGTGCTGAGCGACGCCATCACCGGGGTGCTCGCCGACCCGCCGCGGCTGCTCGTGGTCGACCTGACCGAGGTCTCGTTCCTCGCTTCGATCGGCATCACGGCCCTGCTCGAAGCCCGCCGCGGCGCCGGGGCCGGCACCCGGGTGCGGGTCGTCGCGCCCGAGCGCAGCGTCGTCGCCCGCACCCTGCAGCTGACCGGCCTGCGGGAGACGCTGGCCGTCACGGCCACCCGGGACGCCGCCCTCGCGGGCTGA
- a CDS encoding VOC family protein yields the protein MTTFAGMSLPVTSLDRSLPFYASLGFATEVRTGRFALLRLGTGTLGLLELGAAVERDSSRLRAFVQVELLADDLDELYADFVARGVPVLGPPRDRGFERQLQLRDPDGFTVEFADHSPR from the coding sequence TTGACCACGTTCGCCGGGATGAGCCTGCCGGTCACCAGCCTCGACCGTTCGCTCCCGTTCTACGCATCGCTCGGGTTCGCCACCGAAGTCCGCACCGGCCGGTTCGCGTTGCTGCGCCTGGGAACCGGCACGCTCGGCCTGCTGGAACTGGGTGCGGCCGTCGAGCGCGACAGCAGCCGGCTGCGCGCGTTCGTCCAGGTCGAGCTGCTCGCCGACGACTTGGACGAGCTGTACGCGGACTTCGTCGCCCGCGGGGTGCCGGTGCTCGGCCCGCCGCGGGACCGGGGGTTCGAGCGGCAGCTCCAGCTGCGGGACCCCGACGGGTTCACCGTCGAGTTCGCCGACCACAGCCCGCGCTGA
- a CDS encoding GDSL-type esterase/lipase family protein — translation MKVLAPVLAAVLAAVLTLAAAPAVAAPRWTVCAGSCSFDVPPGDYEVDAILAGGTGLDVEARRVALAPGPAGRRSVTVEVRTPEAMPSGEEGPGTAGLQVRLTGTAPRPARIAVTPRPRAPRVFVLSDSTAADWANPPKNGWAQALPAFFRAGPSVRNYAQSGAGTVGYLADPRYFARVRPMIRPGDTALIQLAHNDKQTTEADYRANLATLVDGVRRQGGAAVLVTPPVRHRFGADGKLTPLGLVVNNLGVDLPAVMRDVARQEGIPLLDLTARSQVLLESLGEAGSWPLYLTLAHDGVDDATHLSRYGAEQFAALVAAAVATARLPLARFLRPGRPSR, via the coding sequence GTGAAGGTACTGGCCCCCGTGCTGGCCGCCGTGCTGGCCGCCGTGCTCACCTTGGCCGCCGCCCCCGCGGTCGCCGCACCGCGCTGGACCGTCTGCGCCGGCTCGTGCTCCTTCGACGTACCGCCGGGCGACTACGAGGTCGACGCCATCCTGGCCGGTGGGACCGGCCTCGACGTCGAGGCCCGCCGGGTCGCGCTCGCCCCGGGCCCGGCCGGCCGGCGCTCGGTGACCGTCGAGGTGCGCACGCCGGAGGCCATGCCGAGCGGCGAGGAGGGGCCGGGGACGGCCGGGCTGCAGGTCCGGCTCACCGGGACGGCACCGCGGCCGGCGCGGATCGCCGTGACACCCCGGCCGCGGGCCCCACGGGTTTTCGTCCTCAGCGACTCCACCGCCGCCGACTGGGCGAACCCGCCGAAGAACGGCTGGGCCCAGGCCCTGCCCGCGTTCTTCCGGGCCGGACCGAGCGTGCGGAACTACGCCCAGTCCGGCGCCGGCACCGTCGGCTACCTGGCCGATCCCCGCTACTTCGCCCGCGTCCGCCCGATGATCCGGCCCGGCGACACCGCGCTGATCCAGCTGGCGCACAACGACAAGCAGACGACCGAAGCCGACTACCGGGCCAATCTCGCGACCCTCGTCGACGGCGTCCGGCGGCAGGGCGGGGCCGCGGTGCTCGTCACGCCACCCGTGCGGCACCGGTTCGGCGCGGACGGGAAGCTGACCCCGCTCGGCCTGGTGGTCAACAACCTGGGCGTCGACCTGCCCGCCGTCATGCGAGACGTCGCCCGGCAGGAAGGGATCCCGCTGCTCGACCTGACCGCCCGCAGCCAGGTGCTCCTCGAAAGCCTCGGGGAAGCCGGTTCCTGGCCGCTCTACCTGACCCTCGCGCACGACGGCGTCGACGACGCGACCCACCTCAGCCGGTACGGCGCCGAACAGTTCGCCGCGCTCGTCGCGGCGGCCGTCGCCACCGCTCGGCTGCCGCTCGCGCGGTTCCTGCGTCCCGGAAGGCCTTCACGATGA